One stretch of Actinacidiphila sp. DG2A-62 DNA includes these proteins:
- a CDS encoding GNAT family N-acetyltransferase, with the protein MAAPLPEVTLREVTDADLPVIYAQMKEPEGVRMAAFTARDPSDRAAFDAHWQRIRHDPRVTVRAVVDAQGEVLGHVGVFGPPEEREVTYWIGRRHWGRGVATAALRSLLAATPDRPLHARVVADNAASLRVLTRCGFRTVSTEHSYAPARDADVAEHLLTLPA; encoded by the coding sequence ATGGCCGCGCCACTGCCCGAGGTGACGCTCCGCGAGGTGACCGACGCCGACCTGCCGGTCATCTACGCGCAGATGAAGGAGCCGGAGGGTGTCCGGATGGCCGCGTTCACCGCGCGGGACCCGTCGGACCGCGCGGCGTTCGACGCGCACTGGCAGCGCATACGCCACGACCCGCGGGTCACGGTGCGCGCCGTGGTCGACGCGCAGGGCGAGGTCCTGGGCCACGTCGGGGTGTTCGGACCGCCGGAGGAGCGCGAGGTGACGTACTGGATCGGCCGCCGCCACTGGGGCCGGGGCGTCGCCACCGCGGCCCTGCGGTCCCTGCTCGCCGCCACCCCCGACCGCCCCCTGCACGCCCGCGTCGTCGCCGACAACGCGGCGTCCCTCCGCGTCCTCACCCGCTGCGGCTTCCGCACGGTGTCCACCGAGCACTCCTACGCCCCCGCCCGCGACGCCGACGTCGCCGAACACCTCCTCACCCTCCCCGCCTGA
- a CDS encoding ABC transporter ATP-binding protein: protein MTTSLLRVVGDAGRPLLVRFLVSTAVYAVSEGVAFGLLVPLLTALLQGRSGDAAWWLLPLAAAVVAGWFAHYDKEVRALRLSSAWRRELYGRIGAHVVRLPLGWFDEARGARLERLLGRDVQTVAQVAHLAQALLGAVLTPATIAVFLLCYDWRIAAAALVAVPVVLLVFALSGRLTDRTEAESDRAAAEASARLVEFAGAQPVLRASGRADSGHRELARALDRQHRSARRQVLGAVPGLNLGQLAVQLAFTAVLVVGLLLATHHEAGPARVVALLVLGVHVIRPLADVAGAAAALRATRAAVARIGAVLDTEPLPEPAAPASVAGRAPSVTLEGVRFGYPGAPGPVLDGLDLEVPAGSTTALVGPSGAGKTTVTKLIARFADVEAGAVRVGGVDVRELATADLMATVALVFQDVRLLDGTIEENIRLGRPGASDAEVREAARRARVDVIAERLPAGLGSRVGEGGSLLSGGERQRVAIARALLKDTPVVLLDEATSALDAENEAAVHEALRELGAGRTLLVIAHRLSTIAAADRIAVLDGGRIADLGSHEALLAAGGRYADLWRAHTAARAWRLPRTDADRSDAGR, encoded by the coding sequence ATGACCACCTCGCTGTTGCGCGTCGTCGGCGACGCCGGACGCCCGCTGCTGGTCCGCTTCCTGGTCTCCACCGCGGTCTACGCCGTCAGCGAGGGCGTGGCGTTCGGCCTGCTGGTCCCGCTGCTGACCGCGCTGCTCCAAGGCCGCAGCGGCGACGCGGCATGGTGGCTGCTGCCGCTGGCCGCGGCGGTCGTGGCCGGCTGGTTCGCCCACTACGACAAGGAGGTGCGCGCGCTGCGGCTGTCCTCGGCGTGGCGCCGCGAGCTGTACGGGCGGATCGGCGCGCACGTGGTGCGCCTGCCGCTGGGCTGGTTCGACGAGGCCCGCGGCGCGCGGCTGGAACGCCTGCTGGGCCGCGACGTGCAGACCGTCGCGCAGGTCGCGCACCTGGCGCAGGCGCTGCTCGGCGCGGTGCTCACGCCGGCGACGATCGCGGTGTTCCTGCTCTGCTACGACTGGCGGATCGCGGCGGCCGCACTGGTCGCCGTGCCCGTGGTGCTGCTGGTGTTCGCGCTGTCCGGGCGGCTGACCGACCGCACCGAGGCGGAGTCGGACCGGGCGGCGGCCGAAGCGAGCGCGCGCCTGGTGGAGTTCGCGGGCGCGCAGCCCGTGCTGCGCGCGAGCGGGCGGGCCGACAGCGGCCACCGGGAGCTGGCGCGGGCACTGGACCGCCAGCACCGCTCCGCCCGCCGCCAGGTGCTGGGCGCCGTGCCCGGCCTCAACCTCGGCCAGCTCGCCGTCCAACTCGCCTTCACCGCCGTCCTGGTGGTCGGTCTGCTGCTCGCCACCCACCACGAGGCCGGCCCCGCCCGGGTCGTCGCGCTGCTGGTGCTCGGCGTGCACGTCATCCGGCCGCTGGCCGACGTCGCGGGGGCGGCCGCGGCGCTGCGCGCGACCCGCGCGGCGGTGGCGCGGATCGGCGCGGTGCTGGACACCGAGCCGCTGCCCGAGCCCGCCGCGCCGGCGTCCGTCGCCGGCCGCGCGCCCTCGGTGACGCTGGAGGGCGTCCGCTTCGGCTACCCCGGCGCACCCGGACCGGTGCTCGACGGACTCGACCTGGAGGTGCCGGCCGGCTCGACCACCGCGCTCGTCGGGCCCTCGGGCGCGGGCAAGACCACCGTCACCAAGCTGATCGCGCGGTTCGCCGACGTGGAGGCGGGCGCGGTACGGGTCGGCGGCGTCGACGTCCGCGAGCTGGCCACGGCGGACCTGATGGCGACGGTGGCGCTGGTGTTCCAGGACGTCCGGCTGCTGGACGGCACGATCGAGGAGAACATCCGGCTGGGCCGGCCGGGCGCGTCCGACGCGGAGGTGCGCGAGGCGGCCCGCAGGGCGCGCGTGGACGTCATCGCCGAGCGGCTCCCCGCGGGGCTCGGCAGCCGCGTCGGCGAGGGCGGGTCGCTGCTGTCCGGCGGGGAGCGGCAGCGGGTCGCGATCGCGCGGGCGCTGCTGAAGGACACGCCGGTCGTGCTGCTGGACGAGGCGACGTCCGCGCTGGACGCGGAGAACGAGGCGGCGGTGCACGAGGCGCTGCGCGAGCTGGGGGCGGGCAGGACGCTGCTGGTGATCGCGCACCGGCTGTCCACGATCGCCGCCGCGGACCGGATCGCCGTCCTCGACGGCGGTCGGATCGCGGACCTCGGCTCCCACGAGGCACTCCTCGCGGCCGGCGGCCGTTACGCCGACCTCTGGCGCGCCCACACCGCCGCCCGCGCCTGGCGCCTCCCCCGCACGGACGCCGACCGCTCTGACGCCGGCCGCTGA
- a CDS encoding histidine phosphatase family protein: MLVLLRHGESALTAQKRFSGSGAAVDPPLSERGLRQAAQAAAELAVRGGVQAVVSSPLARCRRTAEIAAERLGVPVEVEPALRETDFGAWEGLTFAEVRERFPDELTAWLRSPDAAPPGGESIAEVERRVVPWRDALLAAAPERTVLVVSHVTPLKTLARLALGAPAQALFRMDLAPASLSEVAHYADGNASLRMLNMTSHLR; the protein is encoded by the coding sequence GTGCTGGTGCTGCTGCGGCACGGCGAGAGCGCGCTGACCGCGCAGAAGCGGTTCTCCGGCAGCGGCGCCGCGGTCGATCCGCCGCTGTCCGAGCGCGGTCTGCGGCAGGCCGCGCAGGCCGCCGCGGAGCTGGCCGTGCGCGGCGGTGTGCAGGCGGTGGTCAGCTCGCCGCTGGCGCGCTGCCGTCGCACCGCCGAGATCGCCGCCGAGCGGCTCGGCGTCCCCGTCGAGGTCGAACCCGCGCTGCGCGAGACGGACTTCGGCGCCTGGGAGGGCCTGACCTTCGCCGAGGTGCGGGAGCGCTTTCCCGACGAGCTGACCGCCTGGCTGCGGTCGCCGGATGCCGCGCCGCCCGGCGGGGAGAGCATCGCCGAGGTCGAGCGGCGGGTGGTGCCGTGGCGGGACGCGCTGCTGGCCGCGGCGCCGGAGCGTACGGTCCTGGTGGTCTCGCACGTGACGCCGCTCAAGACGCTCGCCCGGCTCGCGCTCGGCGCGCCCGCGCAGGCGCTGTTCCGGATGGACCTCGCGCCCGCCTCGCTCTCCGAGGTCGCCCACTACGCCGACGGCAACGCGTCGCTGCGGATGCTCAACATGACGTCCCACCTGCGCTGA
- a CDS encoding MFS transporter, whose protein sequence is MPSALGFSKQARAPRTTTAAASRAASLVVVLAVFMTNLDLWIVNVALPAMGRDFASGGRAATLGDLSWVLNAYAITLAALLVVLGRIGDRIGQRPVFLAGVAVFTLASLGCALAPSLWVLVVARVVQAVGAAAQLPTSLALLLAAVPAERRTRATRGWAAVGGLAAAAGPVVGGLLVQADWRWVFVVNLPIGAATFAAGLAVLPRPAARESGPLPDAWGAALVTAAVAALSGALVQAPDWGWGAPRTLGLLAVAVASGAWFWRRSARHHAPLLELGLLRLPRFGAANAGTFVYGTAFAIMLLSNVLWCQDVWHWSALRTGFALVPGPALVPVVTVLTARAVHRFGHGPLITVGAVLFGAGMAWRAVFVSVTPDYVGDLLPSMVLGGTGVGFALGTLVAAGVQSLPAERAATGSALVNSVRQISSTVGVAVLVTVVGSHVGAASRSDFRTAWTLAAALSLATALLSALTLGAGPKTPGVAPAPDAVRAPSA, encoded by the coding sequence ATGCCCAGCGCACTTGGATTTTCAAAGCAGGCCCGCGCGCCGCGGACGACGACCGCGGCGGCCTCGCGAGCGGCCTCACTGGTCGTCGTGCTCGCGGTGTTCATGACCAACCTCGACCTGTGGATCGTGAACGTCGCGCTGCCCGCGATGGGCCGCGACTTCGCCTCCGGGGGGCGCGCGGCGACGCTCGGCGACCTGTCGTGGGTGCTCAACGCCTACGCGATCACGCTCGCCGCGCTGCTGGTGGTGCTCGGCCGGATCGGCGACCGGATCGGCCAGCGGCCGGTGTTCCTCGCGGGCGTGGCCGTGTTCACGCTGGCCTCGCTGGGGTGCGCGCTCGCGCCGTCGCTGTGGGTGCTGGTGGTCGCGCGGGTGGTGCAGGCGGTCGGCGCGGCGGCCCAGCTGCCGACCTCGCTGGCGCTGCTGCTCGCGGCCGTGCCGGCCGAGCGCAGGACCCGGGCGACGCGCGGCTGGGCGGCGGTCGGCGGGTTGGCCGCGGCGGCCGGACCGGTGGTCGGCGGGCTGCTGGTGCAGGCGGACTGGCGCTGGGTGTTCGTGGTGAACCTGCCGATCGGCGCGGCGACGTTCGCCGCCGGTCTCGCCGTGCTGCCCAGGCCCGCCGCGCGGGAGAGCGGCCCGCTGCCGGACGCGTGGGGCGCGGCCTTGGTGACCGCGGCGGTCGCGGCGCTGTCCGGGGCGCTGGTGCAGGCGCCGGACTGGGGCTGGGGCGCGCCGCGCACGCTCGGGCTGCTGGCCGTGGCGGTGGCGTCCGGGGCCTGGTTCTGGCGGCGCTCGGCGCGGCACCACGCGCCGCTGCTGGAGCTGGGGCTGCTCCGGCTGCCGCGGTTCGGCGCGGCGAACGCCGGCACGTTCGTCTACGGCACCGCGTTCGCGATCATGCTGCTGTCGAACGTCCTGTGGTGCCAGGACGTGTGGCACTGGAGCGCCCTGCGGACCGGGTTCGCGCTGGTGCCGGGGCCCGCGCTGGTGCCCGTGGTCACCGTGCTGACCGCGCGGGCCGTGCACCGCTTCGGGCACGGGCCGCTGATCACGGTGGGCGCGGTGCTGTTCGGGGCGGGCATGGCGTGGCGGGCGGTGTTCGTGTCCGTCACCCCGGACTACGTCGGGGACCTGCTGCCCAGCATGGTGCTCGGCGGTACGGGGGTGGGCTTCGCGCTCGGCACGCTGGTGGCGGCCGGTGTCCAGTCGCTGCCGGCCGAACGCGCCGCGACGGGCTCCGCGCTGGTCAACTCGGTCCGCCAGATCTCCTCCACGGTCGGCGTGGCCGTCCTGGTCACCGTCGTCGGGTCCCACGTGGGGGCGGCGTCCCGGTCCGACTTCCGCACCGCCTGGACGCTGGCGGCGGCGCTCAGCCTCGCCACCGCCCTGCTGTCCGCGCTGACGCTGGGCGCCGGCCCGAAGACCCCCGGCGTGGCGCCGGCGCCCGACGCGGTGCGCGCGCCGAGTGCCTAG
- a CDS encoding ATP-binding protein, which translates to MKQALAYERPSVLKTWPPTPRSVGRARRLLAEHLVAWGLSHVLDEAGLILSELVTNAITHARPPYGRLIATRFERLADGVRIEVHDAGEGKPEVRDARAEEESGRGLGLVDALTGGAWGVSDRDGPGKLVWAVCTGDQSGVRL; encoded by the coding sequence GTGAAGCAGGCTCTGGCCTACGAGCGGCCGTCTGTACTGAAGACCTGGCCCCCCACTCCTCGTTCGGTGGGCAGGGCGCGGCGGTTGCTCGCTGAGCATCTTGTCGCCTGGGGCCTGTCGCACGTCCTGGACGAGGCCGGGTTGATCCTCTCGGAGTTGGTGACGAACGCGATCACGCATGCGCGTCCGCCGTATGGTCGGTTGATCGCGACGCGGTTCGAGCGGTTGGCGGACGGGGTGCGGATCGAGGTGCACGACGCCGGTGAGGGCAAGCCCGAGGTCCGCGACGCGCGGGCGGAGGAGGAGTCGGGGCGCGGGCTGGGGCTGGTGGACGCGCTGACCGGCGGGGCGTGGGGCGTGAGTGATCGGGACGGGCCGGGCAAGCTGGTCTGGGCCGTCTGCACCGGCGATCAGAGCGGGGTGCGCTTGTGA
- a CDS encoding DUF6907 domain-containing protein translates to MKSSKDDGRGGGPGARVARTWAVSTTSGEVVRGYLPWWAEDDPSRTGVRPDRLHLELAAIGHQANRGGLIVPVTQGVDPATDAGVLVVTIDCRPFGEDGDPELPVVNVQVVDDWWITDLDPAGVTDLGRRLRALADRLTDAVAPELAAAREDWAARHRTDDPTG, encoded by the coding sequence GTGAAGTCCTCCAAGGACGACGGGCGCGGAGGCGGGCCGGGCGCGCGGGTCGCCCGTACGTGGGCGGTGTCGACCACCAGTGGTGAGGTGGTGCGCGGTTATCTGCCGTGGTGGGCCGAGGACGATCCGAGCAGGACGGGTGTGCGTCCGGACCGGCTGCACCTGGAGCTGGCCGCCATCGGGCATCAGGCCAACCGGGGTGGTCTGATCGTCCCGGTGACCCAGGGCGTGGATCCGGCGACGGACGCGGGGGTGCTCGTCGTCACCATCGACTGCCGGCCGTTCGGCGAGGACGGCGATCCGGAGCTGCCGGTGGTCAACGTCCAGGTCGTGGACGACTGGTGGATCACCGACCTGGACCCGGCGGGCGTCACCGACCTCGGCCGGCGGTTACGGGCCCTGGCCGACCGGCTGACCGACGCCGTCGCACCGGAACTCGCCGCCGCCCGCGAGGACTGGGCCGCCCGGCACCGCACCGACGACCCGACCGGATGA
- a CDS encoding winged helix-turn-helix transcriptional regulator has translation MNGTVGATGATGGRDGVDAGGPRGARGAGAGAAGAAGGAGAGAAGPRAGGAGDPGGDAHGGGPRIDPTTLPGRPCSLASALQLVGDRWALQAIREVGFGNHQFSQIARNTGAPTDRLAARLKALVAAGVLERRPSPDHPRYPGYYLTPAGRDLGPAIRELLQWGDRWVVTEPPTRMWHHPHGHAAGEHELHTRVVCASCGEQVESADIRREMTAPGWDITGPVRDE, from the coding sequence ATGAACGGCACGGTGGGCGCGACGGGCGCGACGGGCGGCAGGGACGGGGTGGATGCGGGCGGCCCGCGCGGGGCGCGCGGCGCGGGGGCGGGGGCTGCGGGCGCGGCGGGTGGCGCGGGCGCGGGCGCCGCGGGTCCGCGTGCGGGCGGGGCGGGGGACCCGGGCGGGGACGCGCACGGGGGCGGCCCGCGGATCGACCCCACGACGCTGCCGGGACGGCCGTGCTCGCTCGCCTCCGCGCTGCAACTGGTGGGCGACCGCTGGGCGTTGCAGGCGATCCGCGAAGTCGGCTTCGGCAATCACCAGTTCAGCCAGATCGCGCGCAACACCGGTGCGCCGACCGACCGTCTGGCGGCGCGTCTGAAGGCCCTCGTCGCGGCCGGCGTCCTGGAGCGCCGCCCCAGCCCGGACCACCCCCGGTACCCCGGCTACTACCTCACCCCCGCGGGCCGCGATCTCGGCCCGGCGATCCGCGAGTTGCTCCAGTGGGGCGACCGCTGGGTGGTCACCGAACCCCCCACGCGGATGTGGCACCACCCGCACGGACACGCCGCCGGCGAGCACGAACTGCACACGCGCGTCGTCTGCGCGAGTTGCGGCGAGCAGGTGGAGAGCGCGGACATCCGCCGCGAGATGACCGCGCCCGGCTGGGACATCACCGGCCCGGTCCGCGACGAGTGA
- a CDS encoding Nif3-like dinuclear metal center hexameric protein encodes MPTVSDVIAALDALWPPELAESWDAVGLVCGDPSAEVSRVLFAVDPVQEVADEALRLGADLLVTHHPLYLRGTTTVAPVGRAGFKGQVVHDLIRGGVALLVAHTNADRADPGVSDALAAAVDLRVTGPLVPDPADPAGRRGLGRLCEPLAPLTLAQFAARAAHGLPATAAGLRVAGDPDAPVRTVAVCGGSGDSLFDQVRAAGADVFLTADLRHHPASEAREAGALALVDAAHWATEWPWCEQAAGQLDEISDRHGWALRTHVSRAVTDPWTLHAPSTTPTGSGAGSPAASASSSAPPSASSSPSSSSGAPR; translated from the coding sequence GTGCCCACTGTGTCCGACGTCATCGCCGCCCTCGACGCCCTCTGGCCGCCGGAGCTGGCCGAGTCCTGGGACGCGGTCGGCCTGGTGTGCGGGGACCCGTCCGCCGAGGTCTCCCGGGTGCTGTTCGCCGTCGACCCGGTGCAGGAGGTCGCCGACGAGGCGCTGCGCCTGGGCGCCGACCTGCTCGTCACCCACCACCCCCTCTACCTGCGCGGGACCACGACGGTCGCGCCGGTCGGCCGGGCCGGCTTCAAGGGCCAGGTGGTGCACGACCTGATCCGCGGCGGCGTCGCGCTGCTGGTCGCGCACACCAACGCCGACCGCGCCGACCCCGGGGTCTCCGACGCCCTCGCCGCCGCCGTCGACCTGCGGGTCACCGGGCCGCTGGTGCCGGACCCCGCGGACCCCGCCGGGCGCCGGGGCCTCGGCCGGCTCTGCGAGCCGCTCGCGCCGCTGACCCTCGCGCAGTTCGCCGCGCGGGCCGCGCACGGCCTGCCCGCGACCGCGGCGGGCCTGCGGGTGGCCGGCGACCCGGACGCCCCGGTCCGTACCGTCGCCGTCTGCGGCGGCTCGGGCGACAGCCTCTTCGACCAGGTCAGGGCGGCCGGCGCCGATGTGTTCCTGACCGCGGACCTGCGGCACCACCCGGCCTCCGAGGCCCGCGAGGCGGGCGCGCTCGCCCTGGTCGACGCCGCGCACTGGGCCACCGAGTGGCCGTGGTGCGAGCAGGCGGCCGGCCAGCTCGACGAGATCTCCGACCGGCACGGGTGGGCGCTGCGCACCCATGTCTCGCGCGCGGTCACCGACCCCTGGACGCTGCACGCGCCCTCGACGACGCCCACGGGGTCCGGCGCCGGGTCCCCGGCGGCGTCCGCGTCGTCCTCCGCGCCGCCCTCCGCTTCCTCGTCCCCTTCGTCTTCCTCAGGAGCCCCCCGCTGA
- a CDS encoding discoidin domain-containing protein yields the protein MRGWGVRRVVAGAVAGVVVAAGVLLGGGGTAQAASSKRVVVYYQTQYSNGSYVSPLGLTDHDTGVTDLLIGAFHLNGDGSVHLNDDPPGDPKFSQMWSDVAAMRAKGVHALGMVGGAAQGSFQRLDTQFDTYYPLLKNVVSTYHLDGLDLDVEESMSLGGVERLIDQLHTDFGSGFLVTLAPVATALSGGGNLSGFSYDQLYRDRASSIAWFNAQFYCGWGSLSSTSGYDAIVNHGVVPADKVVAGTLTNPANCGSGYVDPTTLDGTLASLAAKYPSFGGVAGWEYFNSEPGGTAAPWQWAASVSAAMNNGNSGATDLAQGKSATGSTPCNANETPAKAVNGSVSGGNSDKFCSLASPAQLTVDLGAPHALSGVEIDHAGAGGESTDWNTRAYTVQVSGDGSTWTTAAQATANTASVTSHTLSGVSARYVRLTVTTPTQTTDPATRIYELKVFG from the coding sequence ATGCGGGGCTGGGGCGTGCGGCGGGTGGTGGCCGGGGCGGTCGCCGGAGTGGTGGTCGCCGCGGGGGTGCTGCTGGGCGGCGGTGGGACCGCGCAGGCGGCGAGCAGCAAGCGGGTGGTGGTGTACTACCAGACGCAGTACTCCAATGGGAGTTACGTCTCGCCGCTCGGGCTCACCGATCACGACACGGGCGTCACCGACCTGTTGATCGGCGCGTTCCACCTCAACGGCGACGGCTCGGTGCACCTCAACGACGACCCGCCGGGGGACCCGAAGTTCAGCCAGATGTGGTCGGACGTCGCCGCCATGCGGGCCAAGGGCGTGCACGCGCTGGGCATGGTCGGCGGCGCCGCCCAGGGCAGCTTCCAGCGGCTGGACACCCAGTTCGACACGTACTACCCGCTGTTGAAGAACGTCGTCAGCACGTACCACCTCGACGGCCTGGACCTGGACGTCGAGGAGTCCATGTCACTGGGCGGCGTCGAGCGCCTCATCGACCAGCTGCACACCGACTTCGGCTCGGGCTTCCTCGTCACCCTCGCGCCCGTCGCCACCGCGCTCAGCGGCGGCGGCAACCTCTCCGGCTTCAGCTACGACCAGCTCTACCGCGACCGGGCGAGCTCCATCGCCTGGTTCAACGCGCAGTTCTACTGCGGCTGGGGCTCGCTGAGTTCGACCAGCGGCTACGACGCGATCGTCAACCACGGCGTCGTCCCGGCCGACAAGGTCGTGGCCGGCACCCTCACCAATCCGGCCAACTGCGGCAGCGGCTACGTCGATCCGACCACCCTCGACGGCACGCTCGCCTCGCTCGCCGCCAAGTACCCCTCCTTCGGCGGCGTCGCGGGCTGGGAGTACTTCAACTCCGAGCCCGGCGGCACCGCCGCGCCCTGGCAGTGGGCCGCCTCCGTCAGCGCCGCGATGAACAACGGCAACAGCGGCGCCACCGACCTCGCGCAGGGCAAGAGCGCGACCGGCTCCACCCCCTGCAATGCCAACGAGACCCCGGCCAAGGCCGTCAACGGCAGCGTCTCCGGCGGCAACAGCGACAAGTTCTGCTCGCTGGCCTCGCCCGCGCAGCTGACCGTCGACCTCGGCGCCCCGCACGCGCTCAGCGGCGTCGAGATCGACCACGCGGGCGCCGGCGGCGAGTCCACCGACTGGAACACCCGCGCCTACACCGTCCAGGTCTCCGGCGACGGCTCCACCTGGACCACCGCGGCGCAGGCCACCGCCAACACCGCGTCGGTCACCAGCCACACGCTCTCCGGGGTCTCCGCCCGCTACGTGCGGCTGACGGTCACCACGCCCACGCAGACCACCGACCCGGCGACCCGCATCTACGAGCTGAAGGTCTTCGGCTGA
- a CDS encoding zinc ribbon domain-containing protein, translating into MNAAPADQIRLLDVQALDSRIAQLDHRRKNLPEHAELERLNADLAQLRDLLVAARTEDGDTAREQTKAEQDVDQVRQRAARDQQRLDSGVVTSPKDLENLQRELASLAKRQSDLEDIVLEVMERREAAQERAAELAGRVESLEAKTAEAEQRKTEALQAIDAEGFTVAKEREELAATVPGDLLALYDKLRAQQGGVGAARLYQKRCEGCRLELNITELNEMRAAAPDTVVRCENCRRILVRTADSGL; encoded by the coding sequence CTGAACGCCGCGCCCGCCGACCAGATCCGACTCCTCGACGTCCAGGCCCTCGACTCGCGCATCGCGCAGCTGGACCACCGGCGCAAGAACCTGCCCGAGCACGCGGAGTTGGAGCGCCTGAACGCCGATCTCGCCCAGCTGCGCGACCTGTTGGTCGCCGCGCGCACCGAGGACGGCGACACCGCCCGCGAACAGACCAAGGCCGAGCAGGACGTCGACCAGGTCCGCCAGCGCGCCGCCCGCGACCAGCAGCGGCTGGACTCCGGCGTGGTCACCTCGCCGAAGGACCTGGAAAACCTCCAGCGCGAACTCGCCTCGCTCGCCAAGCGCCAGTCCGACCTGGAGGACATCGTCCTGGAGGTGATGGAGCGGCGCGAGGCGGCGCAGGAGCGGGCCGCGGAGCTGGCCGGGCGGGTCGAGTCGCTGGAGGCGAAGACCGCCGAGGCCGAGCAGCGCAAGACCGAGGCGCTCCAGGCGATCGACGCGGAGGGGTTCACCGTCGCCAAGGAGCGCGAAGAGCTCGCCGCGACCGTCCCGGGCGACCTGCTCGCCCTCTACGACAAGCTGCGCGCCCAGCAGGGCGGCGTCGGCGCGGCCCGGCTCTACCAGAAGCGCTGCGAGGGCTGCCGGCTGGAGCTGAACATCACCGAGCTGAACGAGATGCGGGCCGCCGCGCCCGACACGGTGGTGCGCTGCGAGAACTGCCGCAGGATCCTGGTCCGGACCGCCGACTCGGGGCTGTGA